Genomic window (Vibrio pomeroyi):
ACTGGCTCACTGCCGACTAGGTATACTTGGCCAACTGGTTTGATGCGCTCAGCAATTGCATCTTGCTCTGCTTCGCTTAGGCCTGAAGCCATTGCACCAGTTGAAAAGGTTAAAACTGCGATGACAACGCTTAAAATTCGACGAGACATATCCATTAAACTCACTTTACATTCCCAAGGTAAGTACATGCTTACCAATTTATAGTGTTGGAAGGGTGTTTTGGCTTTAAGCAGTAAAGAGTAACTGTTAAACCAATGTAAATAATGGGTGATTATATCCCGATAAGTTGTTGCAATAAACAACAACTTATAAGCTGTGGCGGGTTGTAGTACTCAAATAAGGGGTTTATCACATATTAACTGTCGAAAAAGAGACCAAACAGAAAAAAAAGTTAAAAAAGTACTAGACGGCATTGGGTGATATACGTATTATTCCACTCCGCCGACAGGGCATGCGCCTGTAGCTCAGCTGGATAGAGCGTTGGCCTCCGGAGCCAAAGGCCGAAGGTTCGAATCCTTTCAGGCGCGCCATCCGGTCTCTTATTTCGGTAAGTGAGAAATTGGCAGAAAAGAAATAATGGTGGCTATAGCTCAGTTGGTAGAGCCCTGGATTGTGATTCCGGTGGTCGCGAGTTCGAATCTCGTTAGCCACCCCATTCTTTCTTTACAAAATATCGGTAGCTTCGGCTTCCAGTGTTGATTCACTATCCCAAGAATCGATACAAAACTAGTCGGTGAATAGCGCAGCTTGGTAGCGCATCTGGTTTGGGACCAGAGGGTCGGGGGTTCGAATCCCTCTTCACCGACCACTATTTCAATAATCGCTTGTTAAGCGGTTATATAAAAAATTAGTGGTGGCTATAGCTCAGTTGGTAGAGCCCTGGATTGTGATTCCGGTGGTCGCGAGTTCGAATCTCGTTAGCCACCCCATTAATTTTGGTAGCTTCTTTGAAGTTCCCAGTTTGAGAAATCAAACGAAACGTCTCGGTGAATAGCGCAGCTTGGTAGCGCATCTGGTTTGGGACCAGAGGGTCGGGGGTTCGAATCCCTCTTCACCGACCACCTTGAGAAAGCTCATCAGAAATGATGAGCTTTTTTTTCATCTGTAGATCACAGAGTGGAACCCAAGTGGGGTTCGCTTGATGTTCAAAGAATGTCTCTTCACCCATCACTCAAGAAACTCATCTTCGATCTCCTCGATTATTGCGTCTTTATAGAAGCACTCCATTTATCAAATGAAAAGATCTATATCTAATTTTATATAAAATAACCGCTCAATAATTCGACAAATTAATAGGTCTGGTCTAGAGATTTTGGTGAAAAGTTGAATTTGGTTCTTAATTTGCCCACTAAGGCACGTATTTGACAGCTTTCTTTCTATCAAGCACTTCAAAAGATCATCTAATTTACTAAGCCTTTGGGTTGCTTGTCTTCTATTTAGATAAGCAATGAAAATGGTTAAATGTGTGGTAAATATAATCCTATCTAGTTGTTTTGTTTGTTTAAATTAACAAAGTTAGCGTTTGTTTCTATAGTGTTAATTGTTTTTTGGAATAATTATTTGTTTTTATTGAATGGTAGTGAGATCTGCTTTGAACCACAGGTTTAGGTCTACAAGTAAGTAGTGGTAAGGGGTTTGTGAGTATTTATTACCGCTAATATAATGTTGATTTTTCTTACTATATGCTCTTTGAGTGAATAGTTATGTGTCACTTTTGCTTGCTAAGCGTTTAATGTCGACTTTTTATCCTATTTTTGTTGCTTTTCTGTGAATTATTTGCCAAATTGTCAACCGTATAAAATATCAGAACAATATTCTGGTAAGAATGGATTCAATTTTGCAGACAGGGCAGAAAGCTGCCAAAGCAGTAGAGGTCTGGTAATGTCACTTTTAGAAGTAAAAAATCTTCGTATCGAATACCCATCTCGTCATGGAGTTCACGCCGCAGTTAAATCGCTTTCGTTCAATATTGAACGTGGTGAGATCGTTGGTGTTGTAGGCGAGTCTGGTGCAGGTAAATCAACAGTAGGTAATGCTGTGATCGATTTGCTGAGCCCTCCCGGTCGCATTGCTAGCGGCGAGGTATTTCTGGATGGCGAAAAAGTCTCTGGCTTATCTCCTGAACAGATGCGTTCTGTTCGCGGCTCAAAGATTGGTTTTATCTTCCAAGATCCAATGACGTCTCTTAACCCTCTATTCACAGTAGAACAGCAGTTAAAAGAGACGATTCATGCCAACATGAAGGTTTCGGATCAAGAAGCCTACCAGCGTTCATTAGACTTGATGAACCAAGTGGGTATCCCACAACCAGAAAACCGTTTAAAGCAGTACCCACACCAATTCTCTGGCGGTATGCGTCAGCGTGTAGTTATCGCGATCGCATTGGCAGGTGAACCTGACCTTATCATCGCAGATGAACCGACAACGGCACTCGATGTATCTATTCAAGACCAAATCTTAGGTTTGATTCGCGATCTATGTATTAAGAAAAACGTAGGTTGCATGTTGGTAACGCACGACATGGGCGTGGTCTCTAACGTTACCGACCGCGTAGCCGTTATGTATCGTGGTGACTTAGTTGAGTTTGGCCCAACAGCGAAAGTTCTGGGTACTCCTGAACACCCATACACACACAGCCTTATCTCTGCGGTTCCTCGTTCTGACCGCAAACTCGATCGTTTCCCTCTTGTTAGTTACATCGAAGAAGCACAAGAGATGGAACCTCTGGATGTGAAAAACCACTGGTTAGGTCAAAGCCAAGATCACCGTGATTACACTGGTCCACTGTTGAACGTTGAAAACGTAAACTTGCGCTTTACCACCAAAGATTCTTTCTTTGAGAGCCGTCGTGAGTACGTTCAGGCGTCAAACAACGTGAGCTTTGAAGTACATGAAGGCGAAACGTTTGGTCTAGTAGGTGAATCAGGTTCGGGTAAATCAACGATCGCACGTGTGATTGCTGGCTTGTACGCACCAAACTCAGGCAAGGTAACGTTTGAAGGCGTTGACCTTACTGGTCTTAAATCTGAAAAAGAGCGTCGCCCGATGCGTCGTCAAATGCAGATGGTTTTCCAAAACCCTTACACATCAATGAACCCTCGAATGAAGATATTCGACATCATTGCTGAACCTATCCGATTCCATAAGCTTACTCGCAACGAAAATGAAACTCGTCAGATCGTGAACGACCTGCTAGAGCACGTTGGTTTAGGCAAGATGGCTGGGGTGAAGTACCCGCACGAATTCTCAGGTGGTCAACGTCAGCGTATTTCTATCGCTCGCGCTTTGGCAACTCGCCCGCGTCTTTTGATTTGTGATGAACCAACATCGGCACTGGATGTGTCGGTACAGGCTCAGATCCTTAACCTACTAAAAGACTTACAAGACGAGCTAAACCTAACCATGCTGTTCATCAGTCACGATTTACCGGTTATTCGCCAAATGTGTGACCGTGTTGGTGTGATGCAAATGGGAGAACTATTGGAAGTAGCGCCAACTGAGCAGCTGTTCCAATCGCCTCAGCATGAATACAGCAAACATCTGATTTCTTTAATGCCTGAATTTACAGGTTTAAGAGAAGAAAAAGCAGTGGCACAAGCCGCGGTATAAAAATCAGCAGGCTGGAGTTTAGCTTGCTAACAACAATAAACAGACGCAAATACAACAACTAGGGATCTGGATTCCCGCATGAAGGAGTTATGCAATGAAAACCATGAAAAGCAAATTAGCAGTAGCTTTAATGGCAGCTGGCCTAAGCTTTAGTGCAGCAGCAGCAGATATTACCGTTGGCTACGCAGCTGACCCAGTATCACTTGACCCGCACGAGCAGCTGTCTGGTGGCACACTGCAAATGTCTCACATGGTGTTTGACCCTCTAGTACGTTTCACTCAAGAGATGGATTTTGAAGGCCGCCTAGCATCTAGCTGGGAGCGTGTTGATGAAACGACTTTCCGCTTCAACCTACGTAAAGGTGTGAAATTCCACTCTGGTAACGAACTGACTGCTGATGATGTTGTGTGGACTTTCGAACGTCTACAAGCTTCTCCAGACTTTAAGTCTATCTTCACGCCATACGAAAAAATGGTAAAAGTGGATGACTACACAGTTGAGCTAGTATCAAAAGCGGCTTACCCACTAGTGCTACAAACAGCAACTTACATCTTCCCTATGGACAGCAAGTTCTACTCTGGCCAAACAGCGGAAGGTAAAGACAAGTCTGAGCTAGTTAAGCACGGTAACTCGTTTGCTTCGACTAACGTTTCAGGTACTGGTCCTTTCATCGTAACGCAGCGTGAGCAAGGCGTTAAAGTAACGTTCGAACGTTTCAACGATTACTGGGATACAGAAACTGAAGGGAACGTAGACAAGCTAACACTTGTGCCAATCAAAGAAGACGCGACACGTGTTGCAGCACTTCTTTCTGGCGACGTTGATATGATTCACCCAGTAGCACCAAACGATCACAAGCGTGTTAAAAACGCTAAGAACATCGATCTAGTAACGCTACCTGGTACTCGTATCATCACGTTCCAAATGAACCAAAACAGCAACGAAGCTCTTAAAGATGTTCGCGTTCGTCAGGCGATTGTTCACGCAATCAACAACGAAGGTATCGTTAAGAAGATCATGAAAGGCTTCGCAACAGCTGCTGGTCAGCAAAGCCCAACAGGCTACGCGGGTCACAACGAAGACCTAGTTCCTCGTTACGATCTGAAAAAAGCGAAAGAGCTGATGAAAGAAGCGGGCTACGAAGATGGCTTTACGCTAACTATGATGGCTCCAAACAACCGTTACGTGAACGATGCGAAAGTAGCGCAAGCGTCTGCGGCAATGCTGTCTAAGATTGGTATCAAAGTTGATCTTAAGACTATGCCTAAAGCACAGTACTGGCCTGAGTTTGACCTATGTTCAGCAGACATGATGATGATCGGCTGGCACTCAGATACAGAAGATTCAGCTAACTTCAACGAGTTCCTAACTATGACTCGTAACGAAGAGACTGGCCGTGGTCAATACAACTGTTCTGGTTACTCAAACCCAGAAATGGATGCGATTGTAGAAGCTTCTAACACTGAAACGGACCCAGTTAAGCGTTCTGAAATGCTGAAAGGCGTTGAAGCAACACTTTACAATGACGCAGCATTCGTACCGCTACACTGGCAAAGTGAAGCGTGGGGCGCGAAGTCTAACGTAGGTGCAGCAGACGTAGTAAACCCAATGGTTATGCCTTACTTCGGCGACCTAGTTGTAAAATAATCTAGCTTGCTAGAATCGAGAGCCTGAAGCTTTTCAGGCTCTCAAATTATTAAGAAATAGATTTAAGTTTCGGTATTTGGTCTTCCTTCAGTCTGGCTAAATACCTTTTTTAAGACTGAATTTTGTTATCTAGTCGCGGATTTCGACTAGGTAGTCATGGATAGATAAGGGGCAAGGAATGGTTACGTTTCTGGTCAAGCGCCTGTTTCAGGCACTGATAGTGATGTTTGTGATCAGTTTGGTGGCGTTTGCCATTCAGGATAACCTGGGCGACCCGTTGCGTGAGTTAGTCGGTCAATCTGTTTCAGAATCGGAGCGTCAAGCGCTGCGTGATGAACTCGGCTTAAATGATCCCTTCATTACAAAATACACTCGCTTTGTGGGCGCAGCTCTACAAGGTGATCTTGGTACTTCATATTTCTTTAAACGCCCAGCTGTGGACGTAATCTTAGATAAACTCGTAGCAACGCTTGAACTTGTGTTCGGCGCTTCTCTGATCATTGTTTGTCTGTCGATTCCACTTGGCGTTTATTCTGCAATACACCCAAAAAGCTTCTTCACTAAACTGGTGATGGCGGGCAGTAGTATTGGCATTTCTGTGCCTGTTTTCTTAACCGCAATCATGTTGATGTATGTATTCTCTATTGAGTTAGGTTGGCTACCGTCGTTTGGACGTGGTGAGACCGCAAACTGGTTTGGTTGGGAATCTGGCTTCTTAACGATAGATGGCCTTGCGCACTTAGTGCTGCCGAGTATTGCTCTAGCATCTATCATGCTGCCTCTGTTCATTCGTCTAGTTCGCTCTGAAATGCTAGAGGTTCTTAGCTCTGAGTACATCAAGTTTGGTAAAGCAAAAGGCTTAGCCCTGAACAAGATTTACTACCAACACGCCTTGAAGAACACAATGCTACCTGTACTAACGGTAGGTGGTGTTCAAATCGGTACTATGGTGGCTTACACCATTCTTACCGAAACAGTGTTCCAGTGGCCGGGTACCGGCTTCCTATTCCTTGAAGCGATTAACCGAGTGGATACACCACTGATTACCGCATACGTTATCTTCGTAGGTCTTATCTTCGTAGTAACGAACACCATTGTTGACCTGCTATACGGCATCATTAACCCAACAGTGAACATTACAGGGAAAGGAGCATAATCATGGAACAAACAACAACAGCTCCATCTCGTTGGGAGCGATTCAAGCAGTCAGACATTCTGTACTACTTCTTACGCGACAAAGTGGCAATGGTCAGCTTTGCCATCTTTGCGGCCTTCCTAGTGATGGCACTCGCGGCACCGATTTTAGCGCCAACAGACCCGTATGACGTGACGTCTATCGACATCATGGATTCAGAGCTGCCACCATCTTGGATGGAAGACGGCGAAGAGCGTTTCTTACTGGGTACTGATGAGCAAGGTCGTGACATCCTATCGACCATGCTTTACGGCTCTCGTCTTTCATTGACGATTGGTTTCTTAGCGGTTGGTCTTCAGCTGACTCTAGGTATCATCATTGGTCTGTCTGCGGGTTACTTCGGTGGCCGTATCGATAGCTTCTTGATGCGTTTTGCCGATGTTCAGCTTTCGTTCTCAACCATGATGGTTGCGATCATTGTCTCGGCTATCTTTAAGGCAAGTTTCGGCAGTGACTTCTACGCGCAATATGCCGTTGTTATGCTGGTGGTGATCATCGGTATTGCCGAATGGCCGCAGTATGCTCGTACTATTCGTGCATCGGTATTGGCAGAGAAGAAGAAAGAGTACGTAGAAGCGGCACGTGTGATGGGTTTCAGAGCACCTCGCATCATGTTCCGTCATATTCTGCCTAACTGTTTATCACCGATTTTGGTTATCTCTACAGTACAGGTGGCAAATGCCATCATGTCAGAGGCGGCACTTTCTTTCCTAGGATTAGGTCTTCCGGTAGACCAACCGTCACTGGGTGCCCTGATCAGTACTGGCTTTAACTACATTTTCTCAGGAGCATGGTGGATCACAGCATTCCCAGGTGTGCTTTTGGTAACATTAGTTCTAGTTATTAACCTACTAGGCGACTGGTTACGTGACGTGTTTAACCCTAAAATTTATAAAGGGTGATAGCGCGGTTTGATTTTTAGAAAAAAAAGTCATTAAACTAAGAGCCGTAAGCAATTACGGCTCTTTTTTTGCTTAATGGATCTGGAACTTAGTATCATTGATACTGTCAATAATACTTAAAATGGAATTCATGTTTTATCGACATTGATTCGGTAATAATTAACCCGCAAGGGTTTAAGTGGTGGTTATGAAATTGACAATGAATGCTGTATGTCGTGCTGTGATGAGAAATTATCGTATGGGGCTTATCGCTGCATCCCTTTTGGTATCGAGCCAAGTTAGTGCAGAATCGGTTCTATGTGATGCCACTCAGGCAAGCACCAATCAATTACCACAGCTAGAGCAATCATGTCCGATTGGTAAAGGTGTTTGGGGCAGTAAGGCTCCTAAACGTCATTCAGATAACGAACTGTTCTGGGTTCAATGTGGCCTGCTGAACAAGCCTTTGTCACTGAGCCGTGCAAAACCTCTATATGAAAAGATCTCGACTAACGTTTGGATGAAGCCTGAAGGTGGTGATTACCGTTGCTTAATCGGCCCTTACTCGACCTTCTCTGATGCAAGAAAAGACCTAGCTCAAGTACGTAAAGTTCCGGGTTATGGTGAAGCCTTTATTCGTATGGTGGATAAGTCGAAGACTTCGTCACAACCTATCGTTGCAAAAGCAGCAGCACCTAAAGCCGTCGAATCCAAAGCGGTTAAGCCTCCTAAAGCTCCGGCAAAGCCAAAACCAGTCGCTAAGCCAGCACCGAAGCCTGTTGTTGCAGCTCAAGCGGCAACTAGCGCTGCTGCAATTCAAGCTTTCCCAAGTAGTGGTACAAGTTCAAACAACGACCTTGATATCGAAATTCGTGTGACGGCCAATGTTGCGGGCTCTCAATATGCGATACCTTACCTTCTTGATCACCAACAGCAGTTTTATATGGAACAAGGCAAGCCTTGGAGTCGCCTAGATTACGCTAGCGCTGAGTTAGTGTGTAAGCAGGTCAACATGAAACTGATGACTGAAAAGCAATGGCAGAGCATCTTAGGTTCAAAGGTGATGGAGAAACAGAACTGGCCAATGCACCTACCTTATTGGGGTGCAGACAAGAAAGGTCTGTTTACCAACGGTAACGTGAATCAACTAAAAGGGTCTTCACTGCTTAACGTAATGTGTGTGAAGTAACTCCGACATGCAGTAATACCAAACAAGCCTCAGCCATCGCTGGGGCTTTGTTGTTTTTACATCTTTCTTTTTCAATGTTGGTCTAAGTTATTGATGTTCAATTCTTCAAAACGAATTTGATTAAATATCGTTAGAAATTGTTCAAATAGCGCCGTTGATGCGTAGAAAACCATAACTCAAGCAATAAGGTGATTGAGATTATGAGTTTGAAAAAACGATTAGAAGACGTGGCTCCACGCTTCGAAGCGGGTGGTAAGTACGAAAAGCTCTACCCTGTGTATGAGGCTTTTGCGACCATCTTTTATACGCCCGGCAACGTAAACCGCGGCATAACCCATGTTCGAGACAGCATAGACCTTAAACGGATCATGATTCTGGTGTGGCTAGCCACTTTTCCCGCAATGTTCTGGGGTATGTACAACGTCGGTCAGCAAGCCGTGATGGGTTTGACTGCTACCTATTCTGGTGCTGAGCTAGTCTCCATCATCGACAGCAGTTGGCGCTTATCATGGGCGTTTGGTAGTGCTGAAGCTTTAGTCTCTAGTGGCTGGGGAAGCCAGATGTTTCTTGGTGCTCTCTACTTTCTTCCTGTTTATGCCACAGTGTTTGTGGTTGGTGGTTTTTGGGAAGTATTATTTGCGGTTGTTCGAAAACATGAAGTTAACGAGGGTTTCTTTGTTAGCTCGGTTCTCTTTGCCTTAATTCTTCCACCAACCATTCCGCTATGGCAGGCAGCTCTAGGTATCACCTTTGGTATTGTGGTTGCCAAGGAGTTGTTTGGTGGTACGGGACGAAACTTCCTGAACCCTGCACTGGCAGGTCGGGCATTCCTTTACTTCGCTTATCCCGCCAACATGTCGGGCGGCTTAGTATGGGTTGCCGCTGACGGCTATTCAGGAGCGACTCCGCTGAGTCAATGGTATGAAGGCGGTAGCTCGTCACTCATCAATAACATGACAGGTGAGGCGATCACTTGGATGGATGCCTTCATCGGTAATATCCCGGGCTCAATGGGCGAAGTGTCTTCACTGCTGATTATGTTGACCGGTGTAATTTTGATTGTGATGAAGATTGCCTCTTGGCGCATTGTCGCGGGTGTGATTGTTGGTCTGGTGGTGACGTCGAGCTTGATGAACTGGATTGGGTCAGAGACTAACTCAATGTTTTCGATGCCGTTCTACTGGCACTTCGTGTTGGGTGGTGTGGCATTTGGTACTTTCTTTATGGCAACGGACCCGGTTTCCGCGGCGTTCACTAATCAGAGCAAGTGGGCTTACGGGATCTTGATTGGTGTCATGACGGTCGGTATTCGAGTGCTCAACCCTGCTTATCCAGAGGGTATTATGCTCGCTATCTTGTTTGCTAACCTGTTCGCCCCATTGTTCGACTTTGTCGTGAAAGAGCAAAACATCAAACGCAGACAAAAACGCACAGCACGATAAGAAATATGACCCAAATGAAAAAGGCTTGCGTTAGTGCAAGCCTTTCCATTTTTATCACGATTGATTTGCAGTTGATTTAACTCCACTTCAAATCAATCTCGAACGGTTGTGTGCTACCACAGTGTTCACCACACATTTCGTCATAAGCACTGTTATGAATGAGGGTTGCTGAGGCTACACCTTGGTCACTGAAGTGGTCGCGTGCTTGATTGACACTCAAAAACTTCATTGGGTGCTGGTGGTCGTCCTTAATTAACTGCTTTTGCTCGCCAACTACTTGGTAAGCTAAGTAAATCCCGCCTTCAAATGATTCAATTAGTAGATTCATAATGAGCTCCGCGCTGTCTATGTTAGTTTGACCTTTCTACGCAGGGCTTCGGATGAAGGTTCATATGTTACATATAAAAAAGCCCTGTCGAGAACGACAAGGCTTTCGTATTAGCTAGGTTGTGTTTCCAACGTATTCTATTTATCTTGTAAAACTAAACAGAATGTCAGTGAACTTACCACGTTGCTCTTCTTTTACTTCACCATATAGAGTTCTAATGCCGCTAGTGATTGGTGTGGTAGAAGTAAAATCGACGCTACAAGTGTTATTTTCCGCAGAATCAAAGTACTGCACTTCCCAGGAAAACGGTGTTCCCGACATTGAGTACACGTCGAATGTGTAATTTTCTTTTACTTCTTCACAGCTCATTTTAAGGTAAATGTCTGCATCCGAAACACCACTCTCACACATGTTA
Coding sequences:
- a CDS encoding ABC transporter ATP-binding protein, with amino-acid sequence MSLLEVKNLRIEYPSRHGVHAAVKSLSFNIERGEIVGVVGESGAGKSTVGNAVIDLLSPPGRIASGEVFLDGEKVSGLSPEQMRSVRGSKIGFIFQDPMTSLNPLFTVEQQLKETIHANMKVSDQEAYQRSLDLMNQVGIPQPENRLKQYPHQFSGGMRQRVVIAIALAGEPDLIIADEPTTALDVSIQDQILGLIRDLCIKKNVGCMLVTHDMGVVSNVTDRVAVMYRGDLVEFGPTAKVLGTPEHPYTHSLISAVPRSDRKLDRFPLVSYIEEAQEMEPLDVKNHWLGQSQDHRDYTGPLLNVENVNLRFTTKDSFFESRREYVQASNNVSFEVHEGETFGLVGESGSGKSTIARVIAGLYAPNSGKVTFEGVDLTGLKSEKERRPMRRQMQMVFQNPYTSMNPRMKIFDIIAEPIRFHKLTRNENETRQIVNDLLEHVGLGKMAGVKYPHEFSGGQRQRISIARALATRPRLLICDEPTSALDVSVQAQILNLLKDLQDELNLTMLFISHDLPVIRQMCDRVGVMQMGELLEVAPTEQLFQSPQHEYSKHLISLMPEFTGLREEKAVAQAAV
- a CDS encoding ABC transporter substrate-binding protein, which gives rise to MKTMKSKLAVALMAAGLSFSAAAADITVGYAADPVSLDPHEQLSGGTLQMSHMVFDPLVRFTQEMDFEGRLASSWERVDETTFRFNLRKGVKFHSGNELTADDVVWTFERLQASPDFKSIFTPYEKMVKVDDYTVELVSKAAYPLVLQTATYIFPMDSKFYSGQTAEGKDKSELVKHGNSFASTNVSGTGPFIVTQREQGVKVTFERFNDYWDTETEGNVDKLTLVPIKEDATRVAALLSGDVDMIHPVAPNDHKRVKNAKNIDLVTLPGTRIITFQMNQNSNEALKDVRVRQAIVHAINNEGIVKKIMKGFATAAGQQSPTGYAGHNEDLVPRYDLKKAKELMKEAGYEDGFTLTMMAPNNRYVNDAKVAQASAAMLSKIGIKVDLKTMPKAQYWPEFDLCSADMMMIGWHSDTEDSANFNEFLTMTRNEETGRGQYNCSGYSNPEMDAIVEASNTETDPVKRSEMLKGVEATLYNDAAFVPLHWQSEAWGAKSNVGAADVVNPMVMPYFGDLVVK
- a CDS encoding ABC transporter permease, with the protein product MVTFLVKRLFQALIVMFVISLVAFAIQDNLGDPLRELVGQSVSESERQALRDELGLNDPFITKYTRFVGAALQGDLGTSYFFKRPAVDVILDKLVATLELVFGASLIIVCLSIPLGVYSAIHPKSFFTKLVMAGSSIGISVPVFLTAIMLMYVFSIELGWLPSFGRGETANWFGWESGFLTIDGLAHLVLPSIALASIMLPLFIRLVRSEMLEVLSSEYIKFGKAKGLALNKIYYQHALKNTMLPVLTVGGVQIGTMVAYTILTETVFQWPGTGFLFLEAINRVDTPLITAYVIFVGLIFVVTNTIVDLLYGIINPTVNITGKGA
- a CDS encoding ABC transporter permease, yielding MEQTTTAPSRWERFKQSDILYYFLRDKVAMVSFAIFAAFLVMALAAPILAPTDPYDVTSIDIMDSELPPSWMEDGEERFLLGTDEQGRDILSTMLYGSRLSLTIGFLAVGLQLTLGIIIGLSAGYFGGRIDSFLMRFADVQLSFSTMMVAIIVSAIFKASFGSDFYAQYAVVMLVVIIGIAEWPQYARTIRASVLAEKKKEYVEAARVMGFRAPRIMFRHILPNCLSPILVISTVQVANAIMSEAALSFLGLGLPVDQPSLGALISTGFNYIFSGAWWITAFPGVLLVTLVLVINLLGDWLRDVFNPKIYKG
- a CDS encoding SPOR domain-containing protein; translation: MKLTMNAVCRAVMRNYRMGLIAASLLVSSQVSAESVLCDATQASTNQLPQLEQSCPIGKGVWGSKAPKRHSDNELFWVQCGLLNKPLSLSRAKPLYEKISTNVWMKPEGGDYRCLIGPYSTFSDARKDLAQVRKVPGYGEAFIRMVDKSKTSSQPIVAKAAAPKAVESKAVKPPKAPAKPKPVAKPAPKPVVAAQAATSAAAIQAFPSSGTSSNNDLDIEIRVTANVAGSQYAIPYLLDHQQQFYMEQGKPWSRLDYASAELVCKQVNMKLMTEKQWQSILGSKVMEKQNWPMHLPYWGADKKGLFTNGNVNQLKGSSLLNVMCVK
- a CDS encoding NADH:ubiquinone reductase (Na(+)-transporting) subunit B — its product is MSLKKRLEDVAPRFEAGGKYEKLYPVYEAFATIFYTPGNVNRGITHVRDSIDLKRIMILVWLATFPAMFWGMYNVGQQAVMGLTATYSGAELVSIIDSSWRLSWAFGSAEALVSSGWGSQMFLGALYFLPVYATVFVVGGFWEVLFAVVRKHEVNEGFFVSSVLFALILPPTIPLWQAALGITFGIVVAKELFGGTGRNFLNPALAGRAFLYFAYPANMSGGLVWVAADGYSGATPLSQWYEGGSSSLINNMTGEAITWMDAFIGNIPGSMGEVSSLLIMLTGVILIVMKIASWRIVAGVIVGLVVTSSLMNWIGSETNSMFSMPFYWHFVLGGVAFGTFFMATDPVSAAFTNQSKWAYGILIGVMTVGIRVLNPAYPEGIMLAILFANLFAPLFDFVVKEQNIKRRQKRTAR
- a CDS encoding DUF6482 family protein; protein product: MNLLIESFEGGIYLAYQVVGEQKQLIKDDHQHPMKFLSVNQARDHFSDQGVASATLIHNSAYDEMCGEHCGSTQPFEIDLKWS